A genomic window from Arthrobacter sp. FW305-BF8 includes:
- a CDS encoding multicopper oxidase family protein, with the protein MSEESAKTTNEVSRRNILRLGAAGGAGAALVAAQGWAGPLLAQKGLLSPDGAFAASSTALGDLLFYVESFPTSPLILKPFDEELTIPKALAPTPAVGDSSTKGYTEWDEPPGPGQGQQSSFKNERHQIWPNQIGSPDPLVYKIDVKLGEHAFTKSDVLPIDANGRPTISFDDKGKTYPAGTIRKLPYSTIYSFNGTFPGPMINAEYGKPVLVRFENQLDKNEKGLDRQDFGSPDWSFLTHLHNGHTAPESDGNPHYSMVSGPKYEGYLPGTFCDNLYLNWPAGNDDREKQSFFWFHDHRMDHTGSNVYKGMVGLYPIYDPKGSMDMGDETKGLRLPGVRKDNSDGSFDVDYDIPLAFYDCRLDDGVTMHKDIHDVQKEFPDAKNPAKHPEWWGKTFYKHFPNHGFVGDIFTVNGTANPVLEVKRRKYRFRFLDASIARIYEFKLMSSTKGPKTAVSLGYKGDELEGQYRIPDAQQCMQFTQIASDGGLLPFPIKRDSFELWPAKRREVVVDFSRYQDGTPTTKGDVIYLTNVMKMPNGRMWSNSSRFSPDPNYKVPVLKIVIGDDAPDDSKIPTKMRDLPPLPSNWQTMLDNRLIFEVERGSGGGETEWLINGKPFTPNTVATSLKNRAGRSPLAQQKKGSFNLWEIRNGGGGWVHPFHLHMEEHRTVMRNNRDVTRGGDKGHPDDVSREDLVALDPGESVIIYRGFRDFVGPYVAHCHNLAHEDHAMMFGWEITP; encoded by the coding sequence ATGTCAGAAGAATCCGCAAAAACCACAAACGAAGTGTCCCGCCGCAATATCTTGCGGCTGGGTGCGGCCGGAGGTGCCGGGGCGGCCCTCGTGGCCGCGCAGGGCTGGGCGGGCCCCCTGCTTGCGCAGAAAGGGCTCCTTTCGCCTGACGGCGCGTTCGCGGCCTCGTCCACTGCCCTCGGGGACCTGCTGTTCTATGTGGAATCGTTCCCCACCAGCCCGCTGATTCTGAAGCCGTTCGACGAGGAGCTGACCATTCCCAAGGCCTTGGCTCCCACGCCGGCCGTGGGTGATAGCTCCACCAAGGGCTACACCGAATGGGACGAACCGCCCGGCCCCGGCCAGGGCCAGCAGAGCTCGTTCAAGAATGAGCGGCATCAGATCTGGCCGAATCAGATCGGATCCCCCGACCCTCTCGTGTACAAGATCGATGTAAAACTGGGCGAGCATGCATTCACCAAGTCGGATGTGCTGCCCATCGACGCCAACGGACGGCCCACAATCTCGTTCGACGACAAGGGCAAGACCTACCCGGCCGGCACAATCAGGAAGCTGCCATACAGCACCATCTACAGCTTCAACGGGACCTTTCCCGGGCCGATGATCAACGCAGAGTATGGCAAGCCTGTGCTGGTCCGGTTCGAGAACCAGTTGGATAAGAACGAAAAGGGGCTGGACCGCCAGGACTTCGGTTCGCCCGACTGGTCCTTCCTGACCCACCTGCACAACGGCCACACTGCGCCCGAGAGCGACGGCAATCCGCACTACTCAATGGTCTCCGGGCCCAAGTATGAGGGCTACCTGCCGGGGACATTTTGCGACAACCTGTACCTGAACTGGCCGGCCGGCAATGACGACCGCGAGAAGCAGAGCTTCTTTTGGTTCCACGACCACCGGATGGACCACACGGGGTCCAATGTCTACAAGGGCATGGTGGGCCTCTACCCCATCTATGACCCGAAGGGCAGCATGGACATGGGCGATGAGACCAAGGGTTTGCGGCTCCCCGGCGTCCGCAAGGACAACTCGGACGGATCCTTCGACGTCGACTACGACATTCCGCTGGCCTTCTACGACTGCAGGCTGGACGACGGCGTCACCATGCACAAGGACATCCACGACGTACAGAAGGAGTTCCCGGACGCCAAGAACCCGGCCAAGCACCCCGAATGGTGGGGCAAGACGTTCTACAAGCACTTCCCCAACCACGGCTTCGTGGGCGACATCTTCACTGTGAACGGAACCGCCAATCCGGTGCTGGAGGTGAAGCGGCGCAAGTACCGCTTCCGCTTCCTCGACGCATCCATCGCCCGCATCTACGAGTTCAAGCTCATGAGTTCCACCAAGGGCCCCAAGACAGCTGTATCCCTCGGCTACAAGGGCGACGAACTGGAGGGCCAGTACAGGATCCCGGACGCCCAGCAGTGCATGCAGTTCACCCAGATCGCGTCCGACGGCGGCCTGCTGCCGTTCCCGATCAAGCGCGATTCCTTCGAGCTGTGGCCGGCCAAGCGGCGTGAAGTGGTGGTGGACTTCAGCCGGTACCAGGACGGTACGCCCACCACCAAGGGCGACGTCATCTACCTGACGAACGTCATGAAGATGCCCAACGGCCGGATGTGGAGCAACTCCTCCCGGTTCTCGCCTGACCCGAATTACAAGGTGCCCGTACTGAAGATCGTGATCGGCGACGACGCTCCCGATGACAGCAAGATCCCCACGAAGATGCGCGATCTTCCGCCGCTGCCGAGCAACTGGCAGACCATGCTGGACAACCGCCTGATATTCGAGGTGGAACGCGGCTCGGGCGGCGGCGAAACCGAGTGGCTCATCAACGGCAAGCCCTTCACCCCGAACACCGTGGCGACGAGCCTGAAGAACCGTGCCGGCCGCTCACCGCTTGCGCAGCAGAAGAAGGGCAGCTTCAACCTCTGGGAGATCCGCAACGGCGGCGGCGGCTGGGTCCATCCGTTCCACCTGCACATGGAGGAACACCGGACCGTCATGCGGAACAACAGGGACGTGACCCGCGGCGGCGACAAGGGCCATCCGGACGATGTGTCGCGTGAGGACTTGGTGGCCCTGGATCCCGGCGAGTCGGTGATCATCTACCGCGGCTTCAGGGACTTTGTGGGACCGTACGTGGCGCACTGCCACAACCTGGCACACGAGGACCACGCCATGATGTTTGGCTGGGAGATCACGCCATGA
- a CDS encoding FG-GAP-like repeat-containing protein: MNGKVHHSGAGSSARHMLTGLLLLLAFLLGYLPGAAPARAVSLKGHDISWPQCPTSMGGFGLPLPPAASQFVVIGLTKGLPFTENPCLASQVAWASSNRKPAQAYTMAAFPTAAQLTAHRSSGPWSAATRAGQLSNVGYAEARFAVASLARVPFAPRVVWIDVEPRPAQPWPTASAAQQRENRYIIEGLMRGLRDSGYSYGLYSFASGWASITGSWRLSGVPVWATAGRLDFPAEALNLCRTPSFSGGRVYLSQWYDDTRDYDLTCDPYAFTPLPVPASTLSRSTADFNGDWNTDILARVTATAELRLYRGNGRGSPLPGVRISNGWRGYSALETPGDLNGDGALDVLAREDATGILWLYRGNGTGGFLPRTRIGAGWNAISAIIGPGDFSGDQRVDILARESATGFLWLYRGNGTGGFLPRTRVGSGWNIFNALVGPGDMNGDGSVDVLARERATGVLWLYRGTGTGGWLPRVRVGSGWNVMTAVVSPGDFNGDRNPDLLARDAAGVLWLYPGLGTFQFASRVRIGAGWNGLAPLF, from the coding sequence ATGAACGGAAAAGTTCATCATTCTGGGGCCGGATCTTCCGCACGGCACATGCTGACGGGCCTCCTGCTCCTGCTCGCCTTCCTCCTTGGGTACCTGCCCGGCGCCGCTCCTGCACGCGCAGTTTCACTCAAGGGCCATGACATCTCCTGGCCCCAGTGCCCGACGTCGATGGGCGGCTTTGGCCTGCCCCTCCCGCCGGCGGCGTCCCAGTTCGTGGTGATCGGGCTGACGAAGGGACTGCCCTTCACGGAGAACCCGTGCCTGGCCAGCCAGGTTGCCTGGGCGTCCAGCAACCGGAAACCGGCCCAGGCCTACACCATGGCCGCCTTCCCCACGGCCGCCCAGCTCACCGCCCACCGGTCCTCGGGACCGTGGTCGGCAGCCACCCGGGCGGGGCAGCTTTCCAACGTCGGCTACGCCGAAGCACGGTTTGCGGTTGCCAGCCTGGCGCGGGTTCCGTTTGCGCCGCGCGTGGTGTGGATCGACGTCGAACCACGCCCGGCCCAGCCTTGGCCCACGGCGAGCGCGGCGCAGCAGCGCGAAAACCGGTACATCATCGAGGGCCTCATGCGCGGGCTGCGGGATTCCGGCTATTCCTATGGCCTGTACTCGTTCGCTTCGGGCTGGGCCAGCATCACCGGTTCCTGGCGGCTCTCCGGCGTTCCGGTGTGGGCCACCGCCGGACGGCTGGATTTCCCCGCCGAAGCCCTGAATCTTTGCCGCACCCCAAGCTTCTCCGGCGGCCGCGTGTACCTTTCCCAGTGGTACGACGACACCCGGGACTACGACCTGACCTGCGACCCCTACGCTTTCACTCCCCTGCCGGTTCCGGCGTCCACCCTGTCCCGCTCGACGGCCGACTTCAACGGGGACTGGAACACGGACATTCTGGCCCGGGTCACGGCGACGGCTGAACTGCGGCTGTATCGGGGGAACGGCCGCGGCAGTCCGCTCCCCGGCGTGCGGATCAGTAACGGCTGGCGGGGCTACAGCGCCCTTGAGACTCCCGGCGACCTTAACGGCGACGGCGCGCTGGACGTCCTCGCCCGGGAGGATGCCACCGGCATCCTCTGGCTGTACCGCGGCAACGGCACCGGCGGATTCCTTCCCCGGACCAGGATCGGCGCCGGCTGGAACGCCATCAGCGCCATCATCGGGCCGGGTGATTTCAGCGGTGACCAGCGTGTGGACATCCTTGCCCGAGAGTCTGCCACCGGTTTTCTCTGGCTGTACCGCGGCAACGGCACGGGCGGCTTCCTGCCGCGGACCCGCGTGGGCTCCGGCTGGAACATCTTCAACGCCCTGGTGGGCCCGGGCGACATGAACGGCGACGGCAGCGTCGACGTCTTGGCCCGCGAGCGCGCCACCGGCGTCCTGTGGCTGTACCGCGGCACGGGTACGGGCGGTTGGCTCCCCCGCGTCCGGGTGGGTTCCGGCTGGAACGTCATGACCGCCGTCGTAAGTCCCGGCGACTTCAACGGCGACCGCAACCCGGACCTGCTGGCGCGCGACGCCGCCGGCGTCCTGTGGCTCTACCCCGGGCTCGGCACTTTCCAGTTCGCCTCCCGGGTGCGCATCGGCGCCGGGTGGAACGGGCTCGCCCCGCTCTTCTAG
- a CDS encoding LacI family DNA-binding transcriptional regulator codes for MAKTSARMPRLEDVAERAGVSHQTVSRVINNHPNVSKATRERVEAAIAELGYRRNTAARSLVTRKSQTIGVLGSELSQYGPANTLLGVEHAARDAGYFVSIAALRAVSREAIFDAIRHFLDQSVDGIVVIVPHSETLLALEELKPGVPVVAVGSLGSESVSGAMVDQKRGAELAVGHLIEQGHRRIGHIAGPQDWIDAVARAEGWSAALRAAGLDDNLVVEGDWSAGSGYEIGRKLAAERTATALFVGNDQMSLGLLRAFSEAGVRVPEDVSVVGFDDQPESGYFTPPLTTVRQDFEELGRRCMDLMLSAIENGDTVSTTVVEPELVVRGSTAAPA; via the coding sequence ATGGCAAAAACCAGTGCCCGGATGCCCCGGCTTGAGGATGTGGCTGAGCGTGCGGGAGTCTCGCACCAGACCGTGTCGCGGGTGATCAACAACCACCCCAACGTCAGCAAGGCCACGCGTGAGCGCGTCGAGGCGGCCATTGCCGAGCTGGGTTACCGGCGCAACACCGCGGCGCGGAGCCTGGTGACCCGGAAGTCGCAGACCATAGGAGTGCTGGGCAGCGAGCTTTCCCAGTACGGTCCGGCCAACACCTTGCTGGGCGTTGAGCATGCCGCGCGCGATGCCGGCTACTTCGTCAGCATCGCGGCCCTGCGGGCAGTGAGCCGCGAGGCCATCTTCGATGCCATCCGGCACTTCCTGGATCAGTCGGTGGACGGCATTGTGGTGATCGTGCCGCATTCCGAGACGCTCCTTGCCCTCGAGGAACTGAAACCCGGGGTGCCCGTGGTGGCCGTGGGATCGCTGGGCAGCGAGTCGGTGAGCGGCGCCATGGTGGACCAGAAGCGGGGAGCCGAGCTCGCCGTCGGGCATTTGATTGAGCAGGGCCACCGCCGGATCGGCCACATTGCCGGCCCGCAGGACTGGATCGACGCCGTGGCGCGCGCCGAGGGCTGGAGCGCGGCCCTGCGCGCGGCCGGCCTGGATGACAATCTTGTGGTCGAGGGCGACTGGAGCGCCGGCAGCGGCTATGAGATCGGGCGGAAGCTGGCTGCGGAACGGACCGCAACGGCGCTGTTCGTGGGCAATGACCAGATGTCCCTGGGCTTGCTCCGCGCCTTCAGCGAAGCGGGCGTCCGCGTGCCGGAGGACGTCTCGGTGGTGGGCTTTGACGACCAGCCGGAGTCGGGCTATTTCACGCCACCCCTTACCACCGTGCGGCAGGACTTCGAGGAGCTCGGCCGGCGCTGCATGGATCTGATGCTGAGCGCCATCGAGAACGGGGACACGGTGAGCACCACGGTGGTGGAGCCAGAACTCGTGGTCCGCGGGAGTACCGCCGCCCCTGCCTGA
- the araB gene encoding ribulokinase, with amino-acid sequence MDVTADGSENYVIGVDYGTLSGRAVVVRVRDGKELGSGVFDYPHAVVTEALPADVAGAADGTAARLPGEWALQVPNDYRDVLRHAVPAAIADAGIDPAAVVGIATDFTACTMVPVKADGTPLNELPGYANRPHAYVKLWRHHAAQGQADRINALAAELGESWLPRYGGLISSEWEFAKGLQLLEEDPEAYAEMDHWVEAADWIVWQLCGNYVRNACTAGYKGIYQDGHYPSEEFLAALNPQFKDFVSAKLDHTIGRLGDAAGYLTAEAAAWTGLPEGIAVAVGNVDAHVTAPAAKAVEPGQLVAIMGTSTCHVMNGAELHEVPGMCGVVDGGIVDGLWGYEAGQSGVGDIFGWFTKYGVPPEYHQAAADAGQGIHEYLTDLASGQAIGQHGLISLDWHSGNRSVLVDHELSGVVVGQTLATRPEDIYRALLEATAFGTRTIVEAFRDSGVPVKEFIVAGGLLKNKLLMQIYSDVTGLQLSTIGSTQGPALGSAIHAAVAAGKYADVRAASEAMGAAPGAVYTPIPENVAAYDELFREYRTLHDYFGRGTNEVMHRLKAIQRNAAHLNTQSLQTESLTTEEISA; translated from the coding sequence ATGGACGTCACAGCAGACGGCAGCGAAAACTATGTCATCGGGGTGGACTACGGCACCCTGTCCGGCCGGGCCGTGGTTGTGCGGGTCCGGGACGGCAAGGAACTCGGCAGCGGCGTGTTCGACTACCCGCACGCGGTAGTCACCGAAGCGCTCCCCGCGGATGTCGCTGGTGCTGCTGATGGAACAGCCGCCAGGCTCCCCGGTGAATGGGCCCTGCAGGTACCCAACGACTACCGGGACGTGCTGCGGCACGCTGTTCCCGCCGCGATTGCGGACGCCGGAATCGACCCGGCCGCCGTCGTTGGAATTGCCACGGACTTCACCGCCTGCACCATGGTTCCCGTCAAAGCCGACGGCACCCCGCTCAACGAACTGCCCGGCTACGCCAACCGGCCGCACGCCTACGTCAAGCTCTGGCGCCACCACGCCGCGCAGGGCCAGGCCGACAGGATCAACGCCCTGGCCGCCGAGCTGGGCGAGTCCTGGCTGCCGCGCTATGGCGGGCTGATTTCGTCCGAGTGGGAGTTTGCCAAAGGACTGCAGCTGCTGGAGGAGGACCCCGAGGCTTACGCCGAGATGGACCATTGGGTGGAGGCTGCCGACTGGATCGTCTGGCAGCTCTGCGGCAACTACGTCCGCAACGCCTGCACCGCCGGCTACAAGGGCATCTACCAGGACGGGCACTACCCGTCTGAGGAGTTCCTCGCCGCCCTGAACCCGCAGTTCAAGGACTTCGTGAGCGCCAAGCTGGACCACACCATCGGCCGCCTGGGCGACGCCGCGGGTTACCTGACCGCCGAGGCCGCCGCCTGGACCGGACTGCCGGAGGGCATCGCCGTCGCCGTGGGCAACGTGGATGCGCACGTCACCGCCCCGGCAGCGAAGGCTGTGGAGCCGGGCCAGCTCGTGGCCATCATGGGCACCTCCACCTGCCACGTCATGAACGGCGCGGAGCTCCATGAGGTGCCGGGAATGTGCGGCGTGGTGGACGGCGGCATCGTCGACGGGCTCTGGGGCTACGAGGCCGGACAGTCCGGCGTGGGCGACATTTTCGGCTGGTTCACCAAGTACGGTGTCCCGCCCGAATACCATCAGGCCGCGGCCGACGCCGGGCAGGGCATCCACGAATACCTGACGGACCTGGCGTCCGGGCAGGCGATCGGCCAGCACGGCCTGATCTCCCTCGACTGGCACTCGGGCAACCGCTCCGTGCTGGTGGACCACGAGCTTTCCGGCGTGGTTGTGGGTCAGACCCTCGCCACCCGGCCCGAGGACATCTACCGGGCGCTGCTCGAGGCCACCGCCTTCGGCACCCGCACCATCGTGGAGGCTTTCCGGGATTCCGGCGTTCCGGTGAAGGAATTCATCGTGGCCGGCGGCCTGCTGAAGAACAAGCTCCTGATGCAGATCTACTCCGACGTGACCGGCCTCCAGCTCTCCACCATCGGTTCCACCCAGGGCCCGGCCCTGGGTTCGGCCATCCACGCGGCCGTTGCCGCAGGGAAGTACGCCGATGTCCGGGCCGCGTCCGAGGCGATGGGTGCCGCACCGGGCGCCGTCTACACTCCGATCCCGGAGAACGTCGCGGCGTACGACGAACTGTTCCGCGAGTACCGGACCCTGCACGACTACTTCGGCCGGGGAACCAACGAGGTCATGCACCGGCTCAAGGCCATCCAGCGCAACGCTGCGCACCTAAACACACAGTCCCTGCAAACTGAGTCCCTGACCACTGAGGAGATTTCGGCGTGA